One stretch of Narcine bancroftii isolate sNarBan1 chromosome 8, sNarBan1.hap1, whole genome shotgun sequence DNA includes these proteins:
- the LOC138740997 gene encoding uncharacterized protein isoform X1, translating into MGRQIRTCFCGNQRSPGQSCTPGPPQTRCTHSPHSRCLRDSDWWSPGAADRKLVPTSFLQQISAAPELKYSAFDRSLQTLYLAIHHLRYFLEGRAFTALTDHKPFTFALAKISDLWSAHQQRHLSYILECTTNVKHISGKDNVVANSLSRHSIHSLVNGLDFTVLAETQQQDDKILQYRTAVTGLWLQDVPVGTGTTTLLCNVATRQVRSIVPMAWRE; encoded by the coding sequence aTGGGACGACAAATCCGCACGTGtttttgtggaaaccaaagaagccctggccaaagctgcactcctggaccaccccagaccagatgcacccacagccctcacagtcgatgcctcagagacagcgattggtggagtcctggagcagcagatagaaagttggtacccactagctttcttcagcaaatatcTGCAGCCCCcgaactaaagtacagtgctttcgatagaagtcttcagacactgtacttagccatccaccacttacggtactttcttgagggaagggctttcacggcTTTAACGGACCACAAACCATTCACTTttgccctggctaaaatctctgatctctggtcagcccaccaacagagacacttgtcttacatcttgGAGTGCACCACCAATGTCAAGCACATCTcgggcaaagacaatgtggttgcGAACtccttgtcaagacacagcatccactccctggtcaatgGTCTGGACTTCACAGTACTGGCAGAGACCCAGCAGCAGGACGACAAGATCCTGCAGTACAGGACCGCTGTCACAGGCCTTTGGCTTCAGGACgttccagtcggcacaggtactaCTACCCTCCTGTGCAATGTGGCCACCAGGCAGGTTCGATCTATTGTCCCAATGGCATGGAGGGAATGA